GTTAGTTCGCTTCAAAGGAGACAAAGGGCGTGCCGATCAGGTATATACCGGTTATGAGAATTTGGTTGCTGACGATATTGCTGAATCTGTTTATTTTGCCATATCGCAACCTCCGCATGTGGATATTCAGGATATGCTGGTGATGCCTACGGCACAGGCTACAGGGAATATGTTCCATAAAAAGGAGAAGTAGCAAGAGCAGAGCATAAAAGGAGCAGTTTCTTGTTGTAAAGAAATATATAAACTTTCCGATGTGTATTGCATGAAGAAATAAATATTGTAATTTTGCAGTACCAAAGCGTATATAATAATTCTTGAGTTTGTTGTATGCGAACGAAAATGCAAATGGAGGGGGTATCCGAAAAAGGGTATTCCTTTTTTTGTGCTTACCTGTGAGGTATAATGATTTAGAACTTAACATAAATAATGGATCAAAGAATAAAAGGTGGATTGTTAGTGTTTATTGGAGCAGCAAGCTTCGGACTACTTTCCACTATCGTAAAATTTGCATATGCCGAAGGTTACACACTCGGCGAAATCACTGGAACGCAATCTTTCTCAGGAATGGTCATTTTATGGCTATTGTATTTTATTACCAAATCGGTAAAGAAAGGTGATAAAAAAGAAACGATTGATAATACTCAACCTAATACTAAATGGTGGAAAATAGTCATTGCCGGAACCTTTACGGGGCTGGTTGGTATATTCTATTACCAATGTGTGAAACTATTGCCTGCATCGGTCGCTATTATATTGCTGATGCAGTATCTGTGGATAAGTATGCTTATAGAGGCTGTGGTTTTCAGGAAGAAACCCGGACGTAAGCAATTGCTGCTACTTGGCATTGTTTTGATAGGGACTCTGCTTGCCGGTGGAATATTCAGTCAGGAGATTGTGCTCAATTTCAAAGGAGTCGTTTTCGGCTTGCTGGCGGCTACTAGTTATGCTATTTTCTTGATGACAAGCGGACGTGTAGGTAACGATCTGCCCGTACTGAAAAAGAGCGCTTTGATGATTACCGGATCATGCGTTATTACATGGATAATTTTTCCTCCATTGTTCTTCTTTAATGGTGTGTATTTCGGTGGGCTTGTTTTTTGGGGGCTGGCATTGGCTCTGTTGGGTACGGTAGTTCCTCCTCTTTTCTTTTCTATGGGTATGCCCCGTGTGGGTGTCTCGATAGGTGCAATCCTTAATGCTGTCGAGTTGCCTGTCGCGATATCATCTTCGGCATTTATATTGCAAGAATCGGTAGATGCACTTCGCTGGCTCGGAGTAGCCCTAATTTTGTCGGCTATAGTAGCTACAAATATTAGAACAAAAGGAATAAGCAATTGAGTGTAATAGTGACTTGATAGAAGTGGCTTTATTGAGCTACACTATAGGAAGAAAATTAATAATGAGAGTTTATAATTTATATGAAAAAGATTATCTATTATAAACGCTCTTTGATTTATTAGGTCATGAAAAGGAATTATTCTCGCATTCGTTCTCATCTATTCTTTTTAATCACAGAGTAAAAATAGTAATACGGAGTTTCTTGCGTCGTTCCTAAAGCATGTAAGAACAACGTATAGTATTAATTATTATTGACTTCTTCGAAAGAAGAAAAAGTGACAAATAAAAACAACTTAAAAAGTGTCACTTTTGTCACCTTTTATTCGTAATGTATTGATTATTTGTATTGTGCTGTTTTGTGCATTTGTCACTTTTTTACTTATATCCCGGGCTCTTATTTATTAATTGAAAGAAAACTCTACCTTTGCAATTCATTTTACTATAAGTATGCGCATAGATATAATAAGTGTTTTGCCTGAAATGTTTACAGGTCTTTTGGATTGTTCTATTCTTAAGAGAGCTCAAGACAAAAGCTTAGTAGAAATAGTTGTTCACAATCTTCGTGATTATACAACAAATAAACACCGACGTGTGGATGATTATCCTTTCGGGGGCGAAGCCGGCATGGTGATGCAGATAGAACCGATCGATAATGCTATTTCAGCATTAAAGGAACAACGAGTGTACGATGAAGTGATCTATACATCACCCGATGGAGAAGTCTTTGATCAGAAAATAGCAAACCAAATGTCGTCGTATAACAATATTATTATCCTGTGTGGGCATTACAAAGGTATCGACTATCGCGTGCGCGAACATCTGATAACCCGTGAAATATCTATAGGTGATTATGTCCTTACAGGAGGAGAATTGGCTGCTGCTGTTATGACTGATGCTATTGTACGGCTTTTACCCGGCGCAATAGGGGATGAGCAATCGGCTTTGTCAGATTCTTTTCAGGATAATTTACTTGCCCCGCCTGTTTATACACGTCCGGCAGAATATAAGGGTTGGCGTGTACCTGATATTTTGTTGTCGGGTCATCAGGCTAAGGTGGATGAATGGCGCTTGCAGCAAGCTATGGAGCGCACCGAACGTTTGCGTCCTGATTTGCTCGAAAAGAAAGATTAGAATATTACCCTCACCATAACGCGCTCAGTACCAGTAGTCCATTTGGCTCCGTTTTGTATCAGGCGAATGGCTTCATTGTCACAAGTTCCGCAAAGACTTTGTTTTACTTCAAATAGATATGGGCGTCCTTGTTCGTCAACTGAGAATTCAATGGCTACTTTTCCTTTTCTGTCTTTGCACGAATCATCGGTAGGTCGGCGCATTGCCGTTTTTAAGTAGGTATTGTATCTGTTATATCCACCTATTGGTTCAGGTTTCCCTTTCTTTATAGTAAGAGAAGTATTTGCTTCGTCTTTGAAGTTCTCGGGCGCATAAACCTCTACCATGCCATCATCCTCTTGTTGGGATAATACAGTCAGAGCTGCGGTATTGATAGATTCCTCTTTGTCTAGTCTGAACTTGCTTATGTTGGGTTTATATGTTTTGGTTGCTTCGGTATTGTGTTTTGCTATTACAACTATATTCTCTACATAGTATTCTTCAGGTACGTATATGTTGATAATAGAGCTCATGCCTTTATCTTGTGCCTGTAGGTCGTTAGACTCATGGTATCCGATAATCATATATCCGGCTATAGCAAAAATCACAACAGCCGCCGCTGCTACACTTTGCCATATAGGATGATGTTTCTTGATTGTTTTTGTTTTGGCATTCAGGCGTTCGTGTATATTGTTGATACTTGCCAAGTGATCATCGTCGATACTGTCGAAACCTTCTATAGCCTCATACATAAACGGATCTTTCATCGAATCTTTTTCGATCCGATGAGCATCAACGCCTTTCCTTTGTCCTTTTATGTAATCTAAAAAATTCATTCTTTCAGGTTTTTCTCAATGCAGATTTTTAAATTCCTTTTTCCGTTTTGGATATAACTTTTTACACTCTTCAGATGAAATCCTGTTTCATCCACGATCTCAGCATAGGATTTGTCTTCGTAGAAGAACTTCTCCACTGATATGCGCTGAGGCTCGGGCAGCTGCTCCAAGCATTTGTTCAACGCATCTTCTTTTTCTTCATTCGCATTCTCGCTTAATAGATCCAAAATAGGTTCAGATTCCATAAGTTGAGAGTCGAAATTTACTATAATTTCTCTTTTATTTTCTTTTAAAATGTGAAAACAGTGATTTTTAACAACACTATACAGCCAGTTCTTAAAAATCTTTATTTCATAGCCCTGTATTTTCTGAGAGAGGTTCTCAAATATATCTATTACAGCGTCTTGCGATTGTTCGGTGTTTTGCAGATACTTCAGGCACAACCCATAGATGAGAGGTATGTAGCGTTCGTAAAGCTGTTGGAAATATTCAGCTTTACTCGTATCTTTAAACAGTGACAAAAGTTCTTCGTCACTATACTCCTTTCTCTTATGCAGACTAAAAAAACGCAAGGCAATTATTTTTATCACAAAACTACAAGAATTTGGTTAAAATCCAAATAAATGATCCCTTTAACTACTTTGTCATAATATTATCTATTTGCTAATAAATGTAATATTAAATTGTTGGGGTAGTTAATTTTATGTATTTTTGTAAGTGATAATTAATGATGAGTTTAATTTTTTAACTTACACCCATTATGAAAGAAAAAATTGGAACAAATGCAGGAATCATTTGGACTTATCTTGATGCGGAAGGTAGTAAATCTTTAAAGGAAATCAAGAAAGCCTGCAAACTTACAGAAAAAGACATGTATGCAGCTCTTGGCTGGCTAGCCAGAGAAGGGAAAATTGCGTTTAACGAATTAAAGGACGACTTACAAGTCGTTTTGCTTTGAAAGACCTAAACAAGCTTACAAAAGAGGGGTGCTTATTACATATAGTAAGTGCCCCTCTTTGTTTTTTTTCGGTATAATGTATTTTTCAATAATTAAGGAGCGTAATAATTTTGTTAATTCGTTGGTATTATCTATTTTTGTGTAGCATTTTGGCTATTATATGACTGAAAATGATGAAAAACTTCTTGCCGAGTTTGAGATAAGAATGAGGCAGTTAATGTATCTCTGTGATATGCTTAAAGAGGAAAATGCACAGATGAAGCAGGAATTGAAGCAAAAAGAAACAGCGATAGAAGCATTATCATTAAAGTTGGATGCGTTAAATGCTAAATATGACAATTTGAAGTTTGCAAAATCTTTTTCATCAGCAGACCCAGAGGAGAGGATGAATGCTAAAAAACGGTTGTCGAAATTAGTGCGAGATGTAGATAAATGTATCACCATGCTGAAAGCGTAAAAGAAAAATGATGTTATGGATGAGCATTTAATTATTAATCTACGAGTGGCTGATATGAGATACCCTCTTCGTATAAAACGTAGAGATGAGGAAGTTTATCGTAGAGCTGCAGACGAAATAGATTATAAGTTAGTACAATATAAAAATTATTTTACAGGAGTTTCTACTCAGCCGTTGAGGGATGTCGACTATATGGCAATGACATCAATTCAGGCAGTGGCAGAGAAAGTTGAACATCAACTGCGAGCCGAAACTTTCGAGCATAGAATCCAAAGTTTGACAAATGAACTGGATGAATATTTGAAAGCGCAGGTAAAGTAAAGTTTTAAATTGATGATATATAAAGCACTAATTTCAGATATGAGATAAGTTTCATATTTGGGTTGGTGTTTTTTTGTTTATTGAATATAAGTTTTTATCAAAGAAAAATAGAATATGGATATATTATTGTATGGAATTACCTTTCTTGTTGGAGCAATACTGACTTGGGTGGTTTTGAATTTTATGGCGAATTCAAAATTCAAACGTCAAGTAAAAGAGGCGGAACAAGAAGCAGAGGTGATCAAGAAAAATAAACTACTTGAAGTAAAAGAGCAGGCTTTACAGATGAAGTCTGAATTTGAAAAGCAAGTGAATAGTAGGAACTCGAAACTGCAAGCTGCTGAGGCTAAGATTAAGCAACGAGAATTAAGTTTGACCCAGAAGCAGGAAGAGCTTCAACGCAAGCGTAGCGAGGTAGATACAATCAAAACTAATCTAGAGGCTCAATTAGAGGTGATAGATAAGAAAAAGCAAGATCTGGATAAGCTTCACAAACAAGAGGTGGAAAGGCTTGAGGCGTTGTCGGGATTGTCGGCAGAAGAAGTGAAGGAAAAACTGGTAGAAGCTTTGAAAGATGAGGCTCAGTCTCATGCTCAGTCTTATATCAGTGAGATAATGGAAGAGGCTAAAATGACAGCTAATAAAGAAGCTAAGAAGATTGTTATCCAATCTATTCAGCGTGTGGCAACAGAGACTGCAATTGAAAATGCCATAACAGTATTCCATATAGAATCTGACGAAATAAAAGGTCGTATAATCGGACGTGAAGGACGTAATATTCGTGCATTAGAGGCGGCTACAGGGATTGAAATCGTAGTTGATGATACTCCGGAAGCAATTGTTCTTTCAGGATTTGATCCTGTGAGACGTGAGGTTGCACGTTTAGCTTTGCATCAGTTGGTTGCAGACGGACGTATTCACCCGGCACGTATTGAGGAGGTTGTAGCCAAAGTGAGAAAGCAAATCGAAGAAGAAATAATAGAAACAGGAAAACGTACAACTATTGACTTAGGTATACATGGTTTGCACCCAGAGTTGATACGCTTAGTTGGTAAGATGAAGTATCGTTCATCTTATGGACAGAACCTGTTGCAGCATGCTCGTGAAACTGCTAATCTTTGTGCGATTATGGCATCCGAGCTAGGATTGAATGTGAAAAAAGCAAAAAGAGCCGGATTGTTACACGATATAGGTAAAGTTCCAGATGATGAACCGGAACTTCCACACGCTTTGCTTGGTATGAAGTTGGCTGAAAAATATAAAGAAAAAGCCGACGTTTGTAACGCGATAGGATCTCACCACGATGAAGTGGAAATGACAAGCTTATTGGCACCTATCGTGCAAGTTTGTGATGCTATATCTGGTGCTCGTCCTGGTGCTCGTCGTGAAATTGTTGAGGCTTATATCAAACGTTTGAATGATCTGGAGCAATTAGCTCTTTCGTATCCGGGCGTATTGAAAACTTATGCTATTCAGGCTGGTCGTGAGTTGAGAGTTATAGTTGGAGCAGATAAGATTGATGATGTGGAAACTGAAAAACTGTCTGCAGATATCGCTAAACGTATTCAGGATGAGATGACTTATCCGGGACAAGTGAAAATCACTGTCATTCGTGAAACCCGTGCAGTAAGTTATGCTAAATAATAAATTAGACTTAAGATTATAAATGAAGGGAGCTTTTTCGCTCCCTTTGTTGTTTTTATAGTGTTACGGGGTGGAGGGCTAGTTATATATACTTTCTGATTGTATAGCAGGATTGACTAATGAGTGAGGTATATGTGAAAAATATTTTAAATGTAATACTGTAAAACAAATAGCTCAATGATAGTTTTGAGGATAAAAGTTATTTTGTTTACTTTTGTGACTTAGTGTTATAAGAAATAAAAAAATAAAATCATGGCGTACAAAATCGCAGTTTTTGATGCAAAACCATATGACAGAGTTACTTTTGATAGAGTAAATGAGAAATATGGATTCGAACTAACATATCACAAAGAACATCTCGATATAAATAATGTTGTGCTGGCTAACGGTGCAGATGCTGTATGTATTTTTGTTAATGCTGTCGTTGATTCAGACGTTGTAGCAAAATTGAAATCATATGGAATTAATCTGATAGCATTACGTTGTGCCGGTTTCAATAATGTAGATATTTTGGCTGCTGAAAAGCATGGAGTAAAGGTGGTACGTGTACCCGATTATTCTCCGCATGCTATTGCTGAACATACTTTGGCTTTGATGCTTTGTCTTAACCGCAAAGTTCATCGTGCTTTTTTACGAACACGCGACGGAAACTTTTCTCTTGTCGGATTCGAAGGTTTTGATATGTACGGAAAGACTGTTGGTGTGATCGGTACAGGCAAGATTGGTAAGGTAGCTATAGGTTTGTTCAAAGGTTTAGGAATGAATGTGCTGGCTTATGATCTGTATCCTGATAATGCTTTTGCCGAAGCAGAAGGTATTAAATATGTTACTTTGGATGAGTTGTATGCCAATTCTGATATAATTACCTTGCATTGCCCGTTGACAAAGGAAACAGAGTATCTCATCTGCGATGAATCTATCAACAAAATGAAAGACGGCGTGATGATTGTTAATACAGGTAGAGGAAAGTTGATTCATACAAGACATCTGATTGATGGATTGTTAAGCCGAAAGATTGGCTATGCCGGATTAGATGTATATGAAGAAGAAGGAGCATACTTCTACGAAGACCACTCTGATGCTGTGATGACAGATGATGTATTGGCTCGACTTTTGTCTTTTAACAATGTGATAGTAACTTCGCATCAGGCATTCTTTACTCAGGAGGCGATGGAGAATATCGCAAATACTACAATGAATAGTATTTCTGATTTCTTTGCAGGCAAAGAACTTAAAAACCAAGTAGTTTATAAAGCGTAACTTTATACATCGATTAATTTCCTTATGAACAAAGTTTTGAGTCTTCTTATTTTGCTCTTTATTGCAAATGTAACTTATGCAATAGACTCAAGATTTGTTGTAGTAATTGATGCCGGGCACGGAGGAAAAGATACCGGGGCAACCAGAGGTGGATATAAAGAGAAAGATATAAATCTTGGAGTTGTCTTAGCTTTAGGTCAATTGATAGAGCGAAATCATAAAGATGTAAAAGTTGTATATACTCGAAAATCAGATGTTTTTGTAGATCTTGATAAAAGAGCTGATATAGCAAATAAGGCTAAAGCTAATTTATTTATCTCGGTTCATACCAACTCTACAGCAGCAAAGTCAACTTCAGTATCGGGTGCTGATACTTATATTTTGGGGTTGGCTCGTAGTGAAGAAAACCTACAAGTTGCCAAGCGGGAAAACTCTGTGATATTATTAGAAGATAATTACAAAACCAAATATGAGGGCTTTGATCCTAATTCGCCCGAATCGTATATTATTTTTGAATTCATGACGAACACCTTTATGGAGCAAAGTCTACAATTTGCTTCTTTTGTTCAGTCTGATTTTAGGAATGTAGCAAAGCGAGTGGATAGAGGGGTTCGTCAGGCCGGATTTTTGGTGTTAAGAAAAACAAGTGCTCCGAGTGTGTTGATTGAGCTAGGTTTTATAAATAATCAATCGGAGGCACAGTTTTTATCAACAAAGTCAGGACAACAGTCGATGGCTACAGCTATATACTCCGGTTTTAGAAAATACAAACGTGACTTTGATAAAAAACAAGGGAAATTAGTTGTAGGATCTACAGAAGTAGAAGATATTAGTTTTGATGATGTAGAAGAAGAAACGATAACCGTTAAGAATGATCAGAATGAAGACAGGATATCTCAAGTGTCAGTTTCTGAAAAAGTAAGAAACAATACTGCGTCATCAAATAAAAAAATAGAAAAAGATCAAATAGAATATAGAGTGCAGTTTCTTGTATCGCCTCGCAAGTTATCTGGAAATTCACCGGCTCTGAAGGGATTGTCTCCCGTGTCTTTTTATAAAGATGGTAGTGTGTATAGATATACATACGGTTCAACTACCAATTTTAATGAAATAACAAAGATACAGAATCAGGTAAGGTTGAAATTTAAAGATGCATTTGTTATAAGAATGAAGAATGGGAAGCGTATAAAGTAATAAGCACCGGATTAACTAACATACAATAGAGATACATTATGGGTAAAATATCTAAAGAAGTAAAAATAGGCATGGCTTTTGTAATTGCAATATTTATATTGTATTACGGAATCAGTTTCTTGAAAGGAATTAACTTGTTCAGGCCATCTAATTCGTATATGGTAGTTTTTGACGATGTTGCCGGATTAACACAGGCTACACCGGTAACTCTAAACGGTTATCCGATCGGTTTGGTATCTTCTATGAAGTTGGATACAGAACACGGAAATCGTATCATTACTTATTTGGATATGAACAAAGGAGTGCAACTACCTAAAGGTAGTAAAATGATATTAGATGTATCTATGTTGGGCTCTGCCACAATAATTGTTAAAGAAAGCGATAATAAGACAGAGTTTATTTCCCCTTCGGACACTATAATTGGCATTCGAAATAAAGGCATGCTGGATGCTGCAGGGGGGATGATCCCTCAAATACAGAATCTCATGCCGAAGATAGATTCTATTTTGACCGGTATAAATGTGCTGGTCAATAATCCTGCTTTATCTCAATCTTTGTCTGATGTGAATCAAATAACAGGAGATTTAGCTAAAACAACAAAACAGCTGAATGTAATGATGGCAGCATTAAATAAAGATGTGCCTACAATTACCGGAAACCTTAGTCAGGCCTCAACCGATTTTGCTACTATGTCGAAACAATTTAACCAAATTGATTTGGCTTCTACTTATAAGTCTGTTGATGCAACCGTGAAAAGCTTAGAAAATCTTTCAGCAAAAATGAATTCGAAAGATGGATCTATTGGTCTGTTGCTGAATGATAGACAACTCTATGATAGTATTGTCAATACCATGAGTAACGCATCTCTGCTTCTTAAAGACGTAAAAGAAAACCCTTCCCGTTATATTAATGTCAAGGTGTTTTAAGGTCATTGTTTAGAATTATTCTAAATAAGCAAAAAACATTATTTTTTGTAAAGGTGTAACACGAATGCTTTCTGAGAGATATTTCGGAATTGTTAAAATTTTGTTACATTTCATTATTGGCTACTAAGGTCTTGATTTAGATAGGCTTTTGAAGGTACTTCCCCTCTGATTGGGTTAAAGCTCTATAAGTAGTTGATATTAAGTGAGATGCTTGCTTGTAAGGAATTCCAAATTTATACCCACTTTTTTTTATTGAAAATATTTTAGAAATTTACATTCGGAAGCAATTAATAAATATTCAAATTCATATTAAATAACGTAAATGGAACAAGTGTCAGCTCAGAAATTATGGTCAAATTGTTTGAAGGTTTTTCAGGATAATGTAACTGAGGCCGCTTTCAAGACATGGTTTCTGCCTATTGTCCCACTCTCGTACGAAAACAGGGTGTTTACGATACAAGTTCCCAGCCAATTCTTTTACGAATATTTAGAAGACAAGTTCATTGATTTGCTCAAAGCCACATTATATAGAGAAATAGGCAGCGATACGATATTGCAATATCGCATACTTATGGAAAATACTACAAATACATTAGTAGACTATCGTGGCGATGCAAAATCTTCTACAGATAAGATTGTACTAGGAAAGAATACAAACAAAGTCCCTAATCCATTCCAAAAAGTAGTAGCGGATGATTTTGATTCGCAACTGAATAATAAATATACATTCGATAACTTTTTTGAAGGGGAAAGTAACAAGCTGGCTCGTACCGCAGGGGAAACTATAACAAGAAATCCAGGGAAGACAGCCTTCAATCCTTTGTTTGTTCATGGAACATCAGGTGTGGGTAAAACACATTTGTGTCATGCAATAGGAAATAGCATTAAGGAACAATATCCGGAGAAACGTGTATTGTATGTATCTGCTCATTTGTTTAAAGTACAATATGCAGATGCGGGACGATACAATACGACCAATGATTTTATTAATTTCTATCAGGGCATAGATGTCCTTATCATAGATGATATCCACGAATTAGCCGGAATAGAGAAAACGCAGAATACATTATTTCATATATTCAATCATTTACATCAGAACAATAAGCAGCTTATTCTCACTTGCGACAAGTCTCCTTCGGAGCTACACGGTGTTGAAGAACGATTGCTGACTCGCTTTAGATGGGGATTAACTACTAAAGTTGATAATCCGGACAAGATGTTAAGATTGAAAATCCTTCAGAATAAGATATTACACGATGGATTGTCTATTCCTGAGGATGTAGTAGATTATATAGCTGAAAATGTAACAGATAATGCTCGAGACTTAGAAGGTATTATTGTCTCTATAATGGCTCACTCTTTGGTGTATAACAAAGAGATCGACTTGCCTTTGGCCAGACGAGTTATTGGTCAGGCAATAAAGAAGATAGAAGCAAAGAAAATCACAATTAATACAATAGAATCTGCTGTTTGTGATTTCTACAATATCAAGAGCGAACTTATTCATACAGCATCAAGAAAACGTCAGATTGTGCAAGCAAGACAGGTAGCGATGTATCTCTCTAAGAGCTATACGGAAATGTCTCTTGCTCAGATTGGCTCTTTGATAGGTAAGAAAAACCATGCGACGGTACTCCACGCATGTAGAACTGTACGAGAGCAAATGGAAGTAGATAAAACATTCCGAGAGGAAGTTGCTGAAATAGAAAAGAAATTAAAAGGTTGAATTTGAGAATTCAACCTTTTTTCTTCACCACCTTTTTTTAGCAAAATCATGTGTCTGCGGACTAACTTTACAATATCAAAAATCTTCTTTTTTTCATAATCAACGCTTAAGATTATCTTGTTCTGAATGCATCAACTAAGAATATTCAGGTTGAAATAGATACTTAAGCCTAATATTTAGTATTTTTGTAAGTTTGGATAAGAATGCTTATATAATTATGAATCAATCAAACATAAATATAAAAAATAAACGTGCAAGTTTTGATTATGAATTTATCGAAACATATACTGCTGGCATTGTGCTTACAGGAACAGAAATAAAATCTATTCGCCTTGGTAAAGCCAGTCTGGTGGATACATTTTGTATGTTCGAAAAGAATGAGCTGTGGGTACGTAATATGTACATTGCAGAATATTTTTATGGTTCGTATAACAATCATGCTGCACGTAGTGATCGCAAACTTTTGTTGAATAAGAAAGAGCTGAAAAAAATACAGCGATTGGTAAAAGAAACAGGATATACGATCGTACCTACCCGTATTTTCTTAAATGAACGGGGTTTAGCTAAGGTAAATATAGCTGTAGCACGAGGTAAAAAACAATATGATAAACGTCAGTCGCTACGCGAGAAAGACGATAAGCGCGCTATGGATCGTGCTATGAAGCATTAATTGTATAGGTAATGTTGCAGGGATTTAAAAGGATTTTATTCGAACAAAAATACATTGTTCTGGCTTCCATATTACTGTTCTTCGGTATTTATGGACTGAATCATTATTTCCCTATTACCCTCGATGATTGGACATACAGTATGACAGCCGAAGGCAATAGAGTCGGTTTCTCTGACATTATTCCGTATCAATATGTTCATTACTTCAAGTGGGGAGGACGTTCAGTTGTTCATGCGATAGCTCAGTTTATGCTTGCTGCAGGTGTTTTCTGGGGTGATATCATCAATAGCATTGGGTATATAGTATTAGTTGTAACAATCTATTATATAGCAAATAAGGGAAACAAGAGTAATTTGTCACTTTTTGTTGGAATAAATCTGTTGATATGGTTTCTTACACCTGCATTGATCGAAAATGTTTTTTGGATTACGGGGAGTGCAAATTATATGTGGGGAACCTTACTCATCCTGTTGTTTCTATCTTTCTATTGCTCTGCTTATCTTGCAGGAAAGTCTAACGATAGTTGGATAAAAGCCTGTGCAATGTTTTTGCTTGGTATTATCGCCGGATGGACAAATGAGAATATGGCTGTGGCGATGATTTTCTTTGTTATATGCTTAATTATGTTAGCGAAAAAAGAAAAGCAAACGCTACACAAATGGATGATATTAGGGCTTATAGGAGCTATTGTAGGGTGTGCTTTTATGCTGTTAGCGCCGGGTAATTATATAAGAAATGCAGGAGAACTTAGCAACCTGAATTCGGGAGGCACTGAACCTATATACATGTTTTATGTTTATAGGTTTACAAGCATTTTGAAAATGTCTACTTGGTATGCACTTATTCCAACAGTTATATATGTAATCTTTTTATTTCTATATTTCAAATTCAAAAAGAAAGATAGTAATAAGAAGATACTGTTTTTGTCCTTGTTATTTGCCTTTACAGCAGGTGTGGGAACGTTGGCTATGACTGGTGCTCCAACTTTTCCTACTCGGGTGTGGTTTGCTATACTGATATTCCTGTTTATTGCTACAGGATTGTTATATGCCAATCTTGATTTTTCCATTTCTGTGATAAAGAAGTCTTTATACTCAATCATTGGAGTTGCTTCTTTAGTGTTTATTTATTCATATTGGCTAAGTCTCGAAGACTTTAAACGAATACATGGAATATGGGCAGAAAGAAATCGGATTGTGCTTGCTGAAAAACAAAAAGGAATAAAAGATATTATAATATATGGACGTTTTAATGCATCTGAATCGATATTGGTACGCCCTAAAACGGGAGATATTCCTTTAGATTCGATTGTGTGGATGCAGAATGCGTATGGAAATTAT
The Dysgonomonas mossii genome window above contains:
- a CDS encoding N-acetylmuramoyl-L-alanine amidase family protein, which codes for MNKVLSLLILLFIANVTYAIDSRFVVVIDAGHGGKDTGATRGGYKEKDINLGVVLALGQLIERNHKDVKVVYTRKSDVFVDLDKRADIANKAKANLFISVHTNSTAAKSTSVSGADTYILGLARSEENLQVAKRENSVILLEDNYKTKYEGFDPNSPESYIIFEFMTNTFMEQSLQFASFVQSDFRNVAKRVDRGVRQAGFLVLRKTSAPSVLIELGFINNQSEAQFLSTKSGQQSMATAIYSGFRKYKRDFDKKQGKLVVGSTEVEDISFDDVEEETITVKNDQNEDRISQVSVSEKVRNNTASSNKKIEKDQIEYRVQFLVSPRKLSGNSPALKGLSPVSFYKDGSVYRYTYGSTTNFNEITKIQNQVRLKFKDAFVIRMKNGKRIK
- a CDS encoding MlaD family protein — protein: MGKISKEVKIGMAFVIAIFILYYGISFLKGINLFRPSNSYMVVFDDVAGLTQATPVTLNGYPIGLVSSMKLDTEHGNRIITYLDMNKGVQLPKGSKMILDVSMLGSATIIVKESDNKTEFISPSDTIIGIRNKGMLDAAGGMIPQIQNLMPKIDSILTGINVLVNNPALSQSLSDVNQITGDLAKTTKQLNVMMAALNKDVPTITGNLSQASTDFATMSKQFNQIDLASTYKSVDATVKSLENLSAKMNSKDGSIGLLLNDRQLYDSIVNTMSNASLLLKDVKENPSRYINVKVF
- the dnaA gene encoding chromosomal replication initiator protein DnaA; the encoded protein is MEQVSAQKLWSNCLKVFQDNVTEAAFKTWFLPIVPLSYENRVFTIQVPSQFFYEYLEDKFIDLLKATLYREIGSDTILQYRILMENTTNTLVDYRGDAKSSTDKIVLGKNTNKVPNPFQKVVADDFDSQLNNKYTFDNFFEGESNKLARTAGETITRNPGKTAFNPLFVHGTSGVGKTHLCHAIGNSIKEQYPEKRVLYVSAHLFKVQYADAGRYNTTNDFINFYQGIDVLIIDDIHELAGIEKTQNTLFHIFNHLHQNNKQLILTCDKSPSELHGVEERLLTRFRWGLTTKVDNPDKMLRLKILQNKILHDGLSIPEDVVDYIAENVTDNARDLEGIIVSIMAHSLVYNKEIDLPLARRVIGQAIKKIEAKKITINTIESAVCDFYNIKSELIHTASRKRQIVQARQVAMYLSKSYTEMSLAQIGSLIGKKNHATVLHACRTVREQMEVDKTFREEVAEIEKKLKG
- the smpB gene encoding SsrA-binding protein; translation: MNQSNINIKNKRASFDYEFIETYTAGIVLTGTEIKSIRLGKASLVDTFCMFEKNELWVRNMYIAEYFYGSYNNHAARSDRKLLLNKKELKKIQRLVKETGYTIVPTRIFLNERGLAKVNIAVARGKKQYDKRQSLREKDDKRAMDRAMKH
- a CDS encoding DUF3329 domain-containing protein, with protein sequence MLQGFKRILFEQKYIVLASILLFFGIYGLNHYFPITLDDWTYSMTAEGNRVGFSDIIPYQYVHYFKWGGRSVVHAIAQFMLAAGVFWGDIINSIGYIVLVVTIYYIANKGNKSNLSLFVGINLLIWFLTPALIENVFWITGSANYMWGTLLILLFLSFYCSAYLAGKSNDSWIKACAMFLLGIIAGWTNENMAVAMIFFVICLIMLAKKEKQTLHKWMILGLIGAIVGCAFMLLAPGNYIRNAGELSNLNSGGTEPIYMFYVYRFTSILKMSTWYALIPTVIYVIFLFLYFKFKKKDSNKKILFLSLLFAFTAGVGTLAMTGAPTFPTRVWFAILIFLFIATGLLYANLDFSISVIKKSLYSIIGVASLVFIYSYWLSLEDFKRIHGIWAERNRIVLAEKQKGIKDIIIYGRFNASESILVRPKTGDIPLDSIVWMQNAYGNYMGVNSVKIFDLENK